From a region of the Laspinema palackyanum D2c genome:
- the ureG gene encoding urease accessory protein UreG has product MSSFRVGIAGPVGSGKTALVDALCKAMRDRYNLAVVTNDIYTQEDAQFLVRSQALEKERIMGVETGGCPHTAIREDASLNLAAIAQLERRFLTLDLVFVESGGDNLAATFSPELVDLTIYVIDVAAGDKIPRKGGPGITKSDLLVINKIDLAPLVGADLGVMERDSQKMRGSRPFTFTNLKTQEGLQGVIDFIEANLV; this is encoded by the coding sequence ATGAGTTCATTTCGTGTCGGAATTGCGGGTCCCGTGGGTTCAGGAAAAACGGCGTTAGTGGATGCATTGTGTAAAGCAATGCGCGATCGCTATAACTTGGCGGTGGTGACGAATGATATTTACACCCAGGAAGATGCTCAATTTTTAGTGCGATCGCAGGCCCTGGAAAAGGAGCGAATTATGGGGGTAGAAACGGGGGGCTGTCCTCATACAGCAATTCGAGAAGATGCCTCGTTGAATTTAGCTGCGATCGCCCAACTGGAACGGAGGTTTTTGACCCTGGATTTGGTATTTGTAGAAAGTGGCGGGGATAATTTAGCGGCGACTTTTAGCCCGGAATTAGTCGATCTCACCATTTATGTGATTGATGTTGCCGCTGGGGATAAAATTCCCCGCAAGGGAGGGCCAGGAATTACCAAATCTGATTTGTTAGTGATTAATAAAATTGACCTGGCCCCTTTAGTGGGGGCAGATTTGGGGGTGATGGAACGGGATAGCCAAAAAATGCGCGGCAGTCGGCCCTTTACCTTTACTAATTTGAAGACCCAAGAAGGACTGCAAGGGGTGATTGATTTTATTGAGGCTAATCTGGTTTAA
- a CDS encoding urease accessory protein UreF gives MLTDFSLLSLLQLASPALPVGAYSYSEGLEMLVERGIVNSAETLQNWMNWELREGSISLDGAVMVRASNAAHTGNWGKVQEWNHWSSATRETEELRQQSWQMGNALLRLLMALWPVEDRVEVTALSEEDCNFAVAFGIAASYWQIPSDVALLGYLQSWACNFIGAGVKLIPLGQTAGQQLLFNLQPNLVTAVQTILRVEDDDLSSCTWGLSLASMQHESQYSRLFRS, from the coding sequence ATGCTCACTGATTTTTCCTTATTATCCTTGTTGCAACTGGCGAGTCCGGCGTTACCTGTAGGCGCTTATAGCTATTCTGAAGGGTTGGAAATGTTAGTTGAACGCGGCATCGTCAACAGTGCAGAAACTCTCCAAAATTGGATGAATTGGGAATTGCGAGAAGGGTCAATTTCTTTAGATGGAGCGGTGATGGTGAGAGCCTCAAATGCAGCCCATACAGGCAATTGGGGAAAGGTCCAGGAGTGGAATCACTGGTCATCGGCAACCCGCGAAACGGAAGAATTGCGGCAACAGAGTTGGCAGATGGGAAATGCGTTACTGCGGTTATTGATGGCGCTTTGGCCGGTAGAAGACCGAGTTGAAGTCACTGCCTTGAGTGAGGAGGATTGTAATTTTGCAGTAGCCTTCGGGATTGCTGCTTCATATTGGCAGATTCCCTCGGATGTGGCTTTATTGGGATATTTACAGAGTTGGGCTTGTAATTTTATTGGGGCTGGGGTGAAACTGATTCCCCTGGGGCAAACCGCAGGGCAACAGCTATTATTTAATTTACAACCCAATTTGGTGACGGCAGTTCAAACAATTTTAAGGGTAGAAGATGATGACCTCAGCAGTTGCACTTGGGGGCTAAGTTTAGCGAGTATGCAGCATGAAAGTCAATATTCCCGATTGTTTAGAAGTTGA
- the ureE gene encoding urease accessory protein UreE, whose translation MLTLTHCMPPDPEAAIALTLSLTADDRTRSRHRFETEEGEEVHLKLPRGTVLSHGDCLTDDSGNIRVLVTAKPEPTLIVTAHTPLDLLRAAYHLGNRHVPLEIHPDYLRLTIDPVLKTLIEQLGLTVQEETAPFHPELGAYHSHQGQ comes from the coding sequence ATGTTGACCTTAACCCACTGTATGCCACCGGATCCCGAGGCAGCGATCGCCTTGACCCTTTCCCTCACCGCAGACGATCGCACTCGCAGTCGCCATCGATTTGAAACCGAAGAAGGAGAAGAGGTTCATCTCAAGTTACCCCGAGGGACCGTCTTAAGTCATGGCGACTGCCTCACCGATGACTCCGGGAACATCAGGGTTCTCGTCACCGCCAAACCGGAACCCACCCTGATAGTTACGGCTCATACTCCCCTGGATTTATTACGCGCTGCTTATCATTTAGGAAATCGTCACGTTCCTTTAGAAATTCACCCCGATTATTTACGTTTGACCATTGACCCGGTTTTAAAAACCCTGATAGAACAATTAGGATTAACGGTTCAAGAAGAAACTGCTCCCTTTCATCCAGAACTAGGAGCTTATCACTCTCATCAGGGTCAGTGA
- a CDS encoding sensor histidine kinase codes for MAKIGLRSRLFLSHLLVLMVGVTVLVITGKLSSPRLFIVHLQQLEGKGFNLHYVRTSLVDVFETTWNRGTFWSVIVGTTGAGLLSYFVAKRITKPMTLMERVTQKFAAGELHQRMPASEIPELNRLSASFNRMAASIENVEHRRRELISDLTHELRTPLTIIRGNLEQLEDGTLPPDPDIYHRLAKETRRLERLVNDLQELSKAEAGYLPIDLQRMNVRPLLETLIERFSDWIVEENLVLQLDCPPQLPGVMADPDRLEQVLVNLLGNALRHTATGSICLRTWTSAGYLWIAVIDTGSGIPPEDLPHVFDRFWRRSSGSNGTGIGLAISRRLVELQGGQMQVESELGKGSRFEFSLPLA; via the coding sequence ATGGCTAAGATAGGATTGCGATCGCGTTTATTTTTATCCCATCTCCTCGTCTTAATGGTTGGGGTGACCGTCCTGGTCATTACCGGCAAACTCTCCTCCCCCCGCCTGTTTATCGTTCACCTTCAACAACTTGAAGGCAAAGGATTTAACCTCCACTATGTCCGCACTTCTTTAGTCGATGTCTTTGAAACCACCTGGAATCGTGGCACATTTTGGTCCGTAATTGTGGGAACAACCGGGGCCGGTTTACTCAGTTATTTTGTTGCCAAACGAATTACTAAACCCATGACTCTCATGGAACGAGTCACCCAAAAATTTGCGGCAGGAGAACTCCATCAGCGAATGCCTGCCAGTGAAATTCCTGAACTCAATCGCCTCAGTGCCAGCTTTAACCGCATGGCAGCGAGTATCGAAAATGTGGAGCACCGACGCCGGGAATTGATTAGCGATTTGACTCACGAATTGCGAACCCCTTTAACCATTATTCGGGGCAATTTGGAACAACTCGAAGATGGCACCCTGCCACCGGACCCTGATATTTATCACCGTCTTGCCAAAGAAACTCGGCGTTTGGAACGGTTAGTCAATGACTTGCAGGAACTCTCCAAGGCAGAAGCGGGTTACTTGCCGATTGATTTGCAGCGAATGAATGTGCGTCCTTTATTGGAAACCTTAATTGAACGGTTTTCCGATTGGATTGTGGAAGAAAACTTGGTGTTGCAATTAGACTGTCCTCCTCAACTCCCGGGGGTCATGGCGGACCCCGATCGCTTAGAACAAGTGCTGGTTAATCTTCTGGGGAATGCCTTGCGTCATACGGCGACGGGTTCGATTTGTCTGCGAACCTGGACCAGTGCAGGGTATCTGTGGATTGCCGTGATTGATACAGGGTCTGGTATCCCCCCAGAGGATCTGCCTCATGTGTTCGATCGCTTCTGGCGCAGGTCCAGTGGCAGCAATGGCACCGGCATCGGTTTAGCCATTTCTCGGCGGTTAGTGGAACTCCAAGGGGGCCAGATGCAAGTCGAGAGTGAACTGGGAAAAGGCAGCCGGTTTGAGTTCTCTCTTCCTTTGGCTTGA
- a CDS encoding GGDEF domain-containing protein — protein sequence MIIEPSRNLTCVKTPFYRDDEDEPEPNTSLLWEVERLRLKLDKVKQEKAKLLCNQKTLMLHTQTLSALVSELTRKLEAEQRDRKQTESTYQFLVTNLLREKADLEIMLDTIVQHSDLMEELLHEQCIRDPLTGLFNRRYLAKSLERELCRAQLTERSLGLIMLDVDHFKGFNDTYGHEAGDVVLRELGWLLKTESGALDIPCRYGGEEFMVILPEASLEKTQQQAEHLRRQVKRLKLTYLAQDLPGVSISVGVAVYPQHGLTGNQLMQAADAALYQGKTQGRDRVVTASG from the coding sequence ATGATAATTGAGCCATCGAGAAACCTGACTTGTGTCAAGACCCCATTTTATCGAGACGATGAAGATGAGCCAGAACCCAACACCTCTCTTCTGTGGGAGGTGGAAAGGCTGCGCCTGAAACTTGATAAAGTTAAGCAGGAAAAGGCCAAACTGCTGTGTAACCAAAAGACCTTAATGCTCCATACCCAGACCCTGAGCGCTTTGGTCTCGGAGTTGACGAGAAAATTGGAAGCTGAACAGCGCGATCGCAAGCAGACTGAATCCACCTACCAGTTTCTGGTGACGAACCTGCTCCGAGAAAAGGCCGATTTAGAAATCATGCTCGATACGATCGTCCAACATTCCGATCTTATGGAAGAGTTATTGCATGAGCAGTGTATTCGCGATCCGTTAACGGGTTTATTTAACCGCCGGTATTTAGCCAAATCTTTAGAACGAGAACTGTGTCGCGCTCAACTGACCGAGCGATCGCTGGGTCTGATCATGCTGGATGTTGACCATTTTAAAGGATTCAACGATACCTACGGACATGAAGCGGGGGATGTAGTCTTAAGGGAACTAGGATGGCTACTCAAAACTGAAAGTGGTGCCCTTGATATTCCTTGTCGATACGGGGGAGAGGAGTTTATGGTCATTTTACCCGAAGCGTCTTTAGAAAAGACTCAGCAACAGGCGGAGCATCTACGCAGACAGGTTAAACGTCTAAAATTGACTTATTTAGCTCAAGACCTTCCCGGTGTAAGTATTTCTGTTGGCGTGGCTGTTTATCCCCAACATGGGTTAACAGGAAACCAGCTCATGCAAGCAGCGGATGCGGCTTTATATCAGGGGAAGACCCAAGGACGCGATCGCGTCGTTACGGCATCCGGTTAA
- a CDS encoding HhoA/HhoB/HtrA family serine endopeptidase — protein MKTTQDQFNTPSEPLKNSAHPGSAPGWQKPLTYFSIFLLGASATWSATQFLNGPTLVSPPVNAASPAQVQTAAPVIQGRLPIADTNFITDVVQNVGPAVVRINASRTVTTQIPDAFNDPFFRQFFGSRLPTQPQERVERGTGSGFIISNDGQILTNAHVVAGADTVEVTLKDGRSFTGQVMGTDPVTDVAVVKIEANDLPTAVVGDSEQLQPGEWAIAIGNPLGLDNTVTVGIISGTGRSSSQVGVPDKRVNFIQTDAAINPGNSGGPLLNQRGEVIGMNTAIIQGAQGLGFAIPINRAQDIAQQLIANGEVQHPYVGIQMVQLTPELKNEINNNPNAGLTVTEDKGILIAQVMPDSPAVRGGLRAGDVIVSINGVQMTDANAVQQQVERTRVGGELQMQVIRNGQPLTLAVQPGAFPNQASN, from the coding sequence ATGAAAACAACACAGGATCAGTTCAATACCCCCTCCGAACCCTTGAAGAATTCGGCTCATCCAGGGTCGGCCCCCGGTTGGCAAAAACCCCTCACCTATTTTTCTATCTTCCTCCTGGGCGCGAGTGCTACCTGGTCCGCTACGCAATTTCTGAATGGACCCACTCTGGTTTCACCTCCGGTTAACGCGGCCTCTCCCGCTCAAGTCCAGACTGCGGCCCCAGTGATTCAGGGGAGATTGCCGATCGCGGACACCAATTTTATTACGGATGTGGTTCAAAATGTGGGTCCGGCTGTGGTCCGGATTAATGCATCCCGTACCGTGACCACCCAAATTCCCGATGCCTTTAATGATCCATTTTTCCGGCAATTTTTTGGGTCCCGATTGCCGACTCAACCTCAAGAGCGGGTAGAGCGGGGGACGGGTTCTGGGTTTATTATTAGTAATGACGGCCAAATTCTCACCAATGCCCATGTTGTTGCCGGTGCGGATACGGTGGAAGTCACCCTCAAAGATGGTCGCTCATTTACAGGTCAAGTCATGGGGACGGACCCGGTAACCGATGTGGCGGTGGTGAAAATTGAGGCGAACGATTTGCCGACAGCAGTTGTGGGAGACTCAGAGCAATTGCAACCCGGTGAATGGGCGATCGCGATCGGCAATCCCCTGGGGTTAGATAATACGGTGACTGTGGGCATTATTAGCGGCACCGGGCGATCGAGTTCTCAAGTCGGGGTCCCCGATAAACGGGTGAATTTTATTCAAACCGATGCGGCGATTAATCCGGGTAACTCAGGCGGTCCCTTGCTGAATCAGCGCGGTGAAGTAATTGGTATGAACACCGCGATTATTCAAGGTGCTCAAGGTCTCGGATTTGCCATTCCCATTAATCGCGCTCAAGATATTGCTCAACAATTGATTGCTAATGGGGAAGTTCAACATCCCTATGTCGGCATTCAAATGGTGCAGTTGACTCCAGAACTGAAAAATGAAATTAACAATAATCCCAATGCCGGGTTAACGGTTACTGAAGACAAAGGGATTTTAATTGCTCAAGTTATGCCGGATTCTCCTGCGGTTCGTGGTGGACTCCGCGCCGGTGATGTGATTGTTTCGATTAATGGGGTACAGATGACGGATGCCAATGCTGTACAACAGCAAGTGGAACGGACTCGTGTCGGGGGGGAATTGCAAATGCAAGTGATTCGCAATGGTCAACCCTTGACTTTGGCAGTACAACCGGGTGCTTTCCCGAACCAAGCGAGTAATTAA